AGTTTGAGTCCCATGAGTGCAACCACAGATGACATAAAGAAAGCGTACAGATCAATGGCTCTTCAGTACCACCCCGACGTCTGCCATGACGGTTCCAAGAAAGAAGAGTTGACCAGGATGTTTGTGCAGCTCAACGCCGCCTACACCACCTTGTCCAACCCACAGCTTCGAGCGGATTATGATTATGAGTTGGGTTTGAGAAGCGAGAAAAGTGTTGGTGATGAGAGTTGGAGATGTAGGTGGCAGGAGCAGGTGGTTGAGTTGAAGAGAAGGTCTCACACGCGTATGGCACAGAGGAACGGATCCTGGGGCTCTAGAGTCAGAGCACGAAACATGAACTGAAAGCAAACATCTGAATGAACCACTTCAAAATCTCAGATAGTTTTGGATTAGCTTGTGTTTTTATTTCGATGAATATCTGTAATATGTAGTTCAGTTTTTCAATACTACAAATTACGCAGGATTAGTTCAACTGCAGTCGTTGATGTATGTATAATAATTTCTCTGTAGTAATTCCATTTTTCTCGCTACTTCCTCATTATTTTTTGTGAAGAAAAGTTTAGggtaaagtatatatataatattcgaAGCTATTCACGCTAGTGTAAAGCTAATCTTCCACAACAAATTAAGATATAGACACAGAACAcattttatatttccttttcctttcataCATCAGCATATAAAACATGAAATAGTAGAAGATAACCAAGCAGAGCTATGGAAGACACATCTGCATAACTCCCTGCTCAGAAACTTTCTAATGAGCACTTTGAACATTTAATTCCCACCCTTTGGACTTCAACGGCTGAATAgttatagttatttaatttcttcataATACTCCTTCACCATTTGCACCAAAAGTTGAAACAACATCAGCCACTGTTGGAAATATGTTATTTTCTCCAATGACATCTGTTAACTTAGATGCACGGAGTTTCTCTATCACAATTGGTCCTGGGTTTGCCATGATAAGCtgtaaaaacacaaaaagaaatgaACCTCTTCACAATTAGTACAAGTTGTTTTTTACTGTATTACAATTATACTATCATTAATTATTGTATTCTTTGCACGCAAGCAACTCAATTACTAAATTTGTCTCCTGTAATGGAAGAAAAGACcatttaattattcataaagTATATGTATCTTCGTGAAGCAAATATTGTAGGACAAGACCTTCGAATTACTTACCATTTTTTGGCAAATTTTATCAGCATAAGTCAAAACAAATCTGTACCTAGAGACTTTAATTTCTACAGAAATTAGAAGTGactaacaatataaaaaaggttaaattgtatgattatttagttatttatttattacctGCACTTTTCTTTTCTGAAGACTCTTGTATAACTCTCCAAAAGCAAGAATGCCACTTGTGTCAATATCAGTAACAGCTGCAAGAAGAGTATGGTTGGGTGAATAATTCATCTTGAAAAACACGATGAAAGGATTTCTTAGGAATCTTACGTGACATCTCAACAGTGAGATACTCTATTCTGGACAATCCACTTGTTATCCTTTGGGTTTCTTCATCACTCAGCCATCTCAAAATTCTGCAAATTACTTGTGATGGAATTATTCAACAGCCTAATCAGTAAACCAATATCTAGATTTTCTTCACCTAGAACTGAGACTGTCTACAAACTTAATAGTATTATATACCTAAAGCTCATGGTACCAATAAAACTTATCCATAAATCATTAACCTAAATTTTTGACCACATTCCAAACTGACCCTCAGTGTGAAAACACTATACAAAAAGGTTCCCACCTCACACTTCCAGTAATAATAGTTTCCAAGTTTCAACAAACAGTTAAAGGTTCCTAAATTATCATAATAGCCACTTGTAGCTTCCAATTTAAATCATGTGAGTgtacaatcatataaataattaggaATAAAATTAGTCATTTACCTCTCCTTGATATAGTTGGAGTTTGAGAAGTAGATTGCAGAGTCCACCCTGACAATCAGCATGCCATCAATTTGGGTTGCTTTGGGATATTGCCAGACGTTCCTATAAGCAGTAGTTCCTGGAAGCTTCCCTAATATTGCTGTCCTTGGTCTTGTCACTTGTAAAAGGATTTTAGAAAATGATATAGCCACCTGCATAATAGTGAAATGTCCAAATTGAATATGCAAAGAAACGAAAAACCCTTTTCTGAATCTTGTCCTGATTTTTCAATTACCGCAATTAGAAGGCCAATCTCAACATTTATGAACACCACACCAAAGAGGGCTCCCATGCAAGCAACAAAATCGAACTTGTCTATCTTCCATAAAAGAGTAATAGCTTCAATGTTCACAAGGCCAAGCACCGCGGCTATTATAATAGAAGCAAGCACCGCATTTGGAGTGTACTCGAATAGCGGCGTAATAAGTAGCAGAGTCAATAACACAACCATGGACATAACGATGTTCGATACTGCAGTTTTACAACCGGCCATGTTGTTCACTGCTGTTCGAGAAAAACCGCCTACATCATAAACAGCTCTTGTTCATGTGACAGTGATAGGTACAAGAAGTTTGTATGAAAAGATTAAACGTGCTTGGACAATTGTACCTGTAGACACATAACAAGATGTTAAAGAACCAACGATGTTCATTGCTCCCATTGCCATCATTTCTTGGTTGCCATCAAGTGGGTAGTCTTTCATGGCAGCAAATGTTCTCCCAACCGCTACAGCTTCCTAATAGTTAAGGAATTAATCATtaagagaaatgaaagaaaaatgaatttgcTCCACCAGTGTGGATAAGGATAAAGTTAGTgttctcaagaaaaaaaaaaaaacatttacttaCCGTGAGTGCTACCATACCAGCTATTACACCAACACGAATACCAGGACCTAGATATTTTCCACTAAAAAAAATCTCTCCAGCAGATGATGAATTCACACCCTTCTTGACATGTTTAATCTGAAATAACACAGTTTCAGTTCCACGGTgcttaattttgtttcaattactCCATCAATTTTACGCTACTTACAATTTCCACGCCTTTCTTGTCTGCTCTGGTTATGTAGACAGAAAAGGTAGACACTATGACAGATATCATAGGGGAAATTGCAGCCACCCAAAAGAGCTTCTTATTCTTTTTCCCCTGTCCATCACAACAGAAATGTTATGATAATTAAATCTCCCATAGAAAGGTGGAGAAAAAAAGGAACTTGTTTTTGACATTCTTACAATATACTTGGCTAGAAGAAGGAAAACCAAGAATGATAATCCAATGACTATTGTCTCCCAATTCCACTGCAAGCCAAGGTTTGAAGCAAATGAATATACAAGCTACATTTTAAAGTGAATTTCAAGGCAAAATGAAACCTTACCCCATGGTGTGCTGAACTGAAAACCGAGCGCATGACAGAAACAATATCAGTTTTCTTAGTGAAGTTTTCTATGCCAAGCAAACCCTTAAGCTGTTGCAGTGCAATTGTAATGGCAGATCCAGTCATGAATCCCACAACGGCAGCATGTGACACAAAGTCAATCAAGAAACCAAGTCTACAAAATTCACGTTAGACACTAAGTTAACACAGAAAAGAACAGTTTAAGCACGGCACGAAAGAACAACGAATGAAAGAGAACCCTTTCCTATATATACCTGAGAACACCAAGTGCCATTTGAACGACTCCTGCGAAGAAGGTGGCAGTAAATGCAAGGCGCAGGTATTCATGACTTTTGAAGTCGCTGATTTCATCGGACAGTGTAGTCCCAAGCAAGAGGGACACAACAGCTACGGGTCCAATGGCAATATCTCTTGAGCTTCCCATGAAAGCATACACAAGAGGGGTAACAAAACTAGTGTCTGCAAGAGTCAAAGAAAGCCAAAGTCATGAAACCGAAGAACTAAGATGTCCAAGTTGAATTCTTAAAACAAAACCAAGACGCTCACACAGTGCATATTGGGGATCCAAATTTGCAAGTTTTGCGTATGCAATGTCCTGCCATGCATGCATTCATGTGTTATAGAagataataacataaaaaagacATAATCGGCCAACAATATCAACACACTTTGtttgacattttcttttcaacccaTTCCTTTTAGTAGTTGAAATTCAATCTCATGTAAcaagaaaatgtgaaaaagtgttttttttaacatttttggaAGTGTAGCACAGATACTCACACACGACATGGATGAAGACTTACTTGAGGGATGCAAAGACTTGCAATGGTGAGTCCAGAAATGAAATCACCTCTGAAGTTTTTAAGATTGTAGTCTCTGCCCCATTTGAAAATGGGGAAGAAAGATTGCAGGGCTAATCCAAAGACTCTAAAGAAGGTCTGGTGTTTAAATTTGTGTAAGGGTTTGTCTGGGAAGAAAGTCTCAACCACAGAATCTTTGATCTCTTTGAAAAGTGTCTGCTTAGGAGGAGATTCCACTCTGTGAATGTGTGACAAAGTATCTCCATGCTTACGTGAAGATGCCCCATTTCTTATTTCCTCCATGTCCTTTCTCACACTCTCGTCACTCACGCGTTGACTCATTTATCGTCTCTCCTGCAAATCACACAACATTTTAGTTTTATCATAAGAGGGTTATGATATTGAGCACTTCGAAAGGAATTCGCActataactttttctttcatataaataaaaccaAGATAAGGCTAATGATTCCAATTGACCATAATTATCAATTACTTTACACATTGGTAGGATGTTATATGTTGTCTTGATTCATTGAATGTTGTAGAGTTGTGGTTAGGTAGATATGATTGAATCTAAGAACATAGGAGAGTTTAACTTGGCTTTTCATAATACTTCTAACTAGACATAGAACTGTGGATTCtccaagaaattaaattaaattattttatttttttttcattagaaaGAAACTAGTATGAGACCCCACTAGCCGTTGGTTTCTTTAATTGTTAACttgtaattaatgtaattattactatatataaatgaataatttatttatataattatatttaagtgatataattatgtataactataaatgaatat
Above is a genomic segment from Vigna radiata var. radiata cultivar VC1973A chromosome 10, Vradiata_ver6, whole genome shotgun sequence containing:
- the LOC106776138 gene encoding chaperone protein dnaJ 20, chloroplastic-like; the encoded protein is MDVLRFTSNLSTTTMLPISKKHETQPPRIRFSVSCRATKQQACVEENLYKVLSLSPMSATTDDIKKAYRSMALQYHPDVCHDGSKKEELTRMFVQLNAAYTTLSNPQLRADYDYELGLRSEKSVGDESWRCRWQEQVVELKRRSHTRMAQRNGSWGSRVRARNMN
- the LOC106776137 gene encoding high affinity sulfate transporter 1, which gives rise to MSQRVSDESVRKDMEEIRNGASSRKHGDTLSHIHRVESPPKQTLFKEIKDSVVETFFPDKPLHKFKHQTFFRVFGLALQSFFPIFKWGRDYNLKNFRGDFISGLTIASLCIPQDIAYAKLANLDPQYALYTSFVTPLVYAFMGSSRDIAIGPVAVVSLLLGTTLSDEISDFKSHEYLRLAFTATFFAGVVQMALGVLRLGFLIDFVSHAAVVGFMTGSAITIALQQLKGLLGIENFTKKTDIVSVMRSVFSSAHHGWNWETIVIGLSFLVFLLLAKYIGKKNKKLFWVAAISPMISVIVSTFSVYITRADKKGVEIIKHVKKGVNSSSAGEIFFSGKYLGPGIRVGVIAGMVALTEAVAVGRTFAAMKDYPLDGNQEMMAMGAMNIVGSLTSCYVSTGGFSRTAVNNMAGCKTAVSNIVMSMVVLLTLLLITPLFEYTPNAVLASIIIAAVLGLVNIEAITLLWKIDKFDFVACMGALFGVVFINVEIGLLIAVAISFSKILLQVTRPRTAILGKLPGTTAYRNVWQYPKATQIDGMLIVRVDSAIYFSNSNYIKERILRWLSDEETQRITSGLSRIEYLTVEMSPVTDIDTSGILAFGELYKSLQKRKVQLIMANPGPIVIEKLRASKLTDVIGENNIFPTVADVVSTFGANGEGVL